The sequence GCTTAGGCAGTTTCTCAAAGATAATGGTATTCAGTCAGGTATCCACTATCCTATAGCACTTCCAAGACTTAAGGCTTATGAATATACGGGGCAAGCTAGTGAAGATTTTTTTGCTAATAAAAGTGATGCTGAATTGTTGAGTTTGCCAATAGGGGAACATTTAACAGAAACGGAATTAAATAAAATAGTTGGAGTATTGATTAAATGGCGACAATAGCATATATTACACCATATTTTAAACCAACAAGTAATGCAGCTTCTATAAGAGCTTCTTCTTTTATAGATGAACTTATTAAAAAACATGATGTAACTATATTTACTGCCTTAAAAAATGAAAAATATAACACCATTAGTTGTTATAGTAAATTGCCTTCTAATAAAGATAAAAATATTATTAGGTTAATAAAAGAATTCATATTTAGTTTTGAATTATTTATAAGGATAATATGTTCAAAAACCAGGGAAGTTTATATCATAACTTCACCACCATTTTTCATAGCTATTTTTGCATTTTTTGCAGTCAAAATCAAAAGACCTGAAAAAATTATTCTCGATATTAGAGATATTTATCCTGAAGTTTTTTTTCAACATGGAATTATGAGAAGTGATTCATTAGTTGGAAAACTTTTAATGAAAGTCGAAAGGTTTATGTATAGCAATTCTAACTATGTCGTTACTGTTACTGAAGGACTTAAAAAATCTATAGAACCATATAATAGTAATGTAAAGATTGTTAGAAATGGATATGATGAAGAACTATTTAGACCGAATGCCGAAAAGTATGATGACTTCACATTTGTGTTTCATGGAACCATGGGAAAGTTTCAAAATATTGAATTATTAAGTGAGGTAATTAAATATTGTGACGAAAATCATAAAAATTTAAAATTTCTTGTCATTGGGCATGGTCCCAAAGATTATTTAATCAAAAATCTTAGATGTAAAAATTTTAAATACATTGAAAATGTTCAGTATAAAGAAATACCTAATTTAATCTCAAAAGCCCATTTAGGGCTTTCGTTTAGAACTGATGATAAAATAAGTAAAGAGTCATTCCCTGTCAAAATATTTGAATATATTGGAGTAGGATTACCTGTAGTAGTAACGCCAATTTCTGAAGCTGGGAATATTGTATATGAAAACCAATTTGGAATTCAGAATAATAACAATATTGAGGAGATAATTGATTCTATATTATTTATCAAAGAAAACTATGCAACTCTTGTTTCAAATATAGAAAAAAACAGATTATCTTTTACTAGAAAATCTCACTTTGAAATTTTAGACAAATTAATCTGATTTCTATGAGTAAGTTGAAAAAATTTAATTTTTAACACTATTTTAGTACAAAATTTTTAAAAAGATAAGTAATATTAACTTTTTAGCTACAAGTAATGGAGAAAGGAATATATGATTAAAGTTATTGGTGGTTCGGGGTTTATTGGCACAAGGCTGTGCAAAAGACTGCAAGAAGCTGAGAAAGAGTTTGCGATAGTTGATAAAGCAGTGAGCAAACGTTTTGGTGATGTATGTCGGGTAGCTGATGTGAGGGATAAAAAAGCTCTTGAGGATGTGCTGGAGAATAGAGATGCAATTATCAATTTGGCGGCCGAACACAGGGATGATGTGAGACCGAAATCTTTGTATGATGAAGTCAACGTTGATGGCGCTAAAAATGTATGTGATGTGGCGGAGGAAAAAGGGATTAACAAGATTATTTTTACAAGTTCTGTTGCTATATACGGTTTTGCTCCTCCGGGAACGGATGAATCCGGTGAAATAAATTATTTTAATGATTATGGCAGGACAAAGTGGGCAGCAGAAAAAATATACAAAGATTGGCAGGCAAAAGATCCTGAAAAAAGAACATTGGTAATTGTAAGACCGACTGTGGTTTTCGGTGAGCAAAATCGTGGCAACGTATATAATTTGCTTAAACAAATTGTTTCAGGAAAGTTTGTGATGATAGGAAATGGTAAAAATTTAAAGTCGATG comes from Flexistipes sp. and encodes:
- a CDS encoding NAD-dependent epimerase/dehydratase family protein; this translates as MIKVIGGSGFIGTRLCKRLQEAEKEFAIVDKAVSKRFGDVCRVADVRDKKALEDVLENRDAIINLAAEHRDDVRPKSLYDEVNVDGAKNVCDVAEEKGINKIIFTSSVAIYGFAPPGTDESGEINYFNDYGRTKWAAEKIYKDWQAKDPEKRTLVIVRPTVVFGEQNRGNVYNLLKQIVSGKFVMIGNGKNLKSMAYVENVAAFLEYSIDAFRPGVHIFNYIDKPDFDMNTLVGTVNSKLGKSSGTKIRLPYVLGLAAGYGFDLIARITGKNFPVSSIRIKKFCATTQFDTSISKKTDFTPPIALHEGLERTIQYEFLEDNTSNDELFYTE
- a CDS encoding glycosyltransferase family 4 protein — its product is MATIAYITPYFKPTSNAASIRASSFIDELIKKHDVTIFTALKNEKYNTISCYSKLPSNKDKNIIRLIKEFIFSFELFIRIICSKTREVYIITSPPFFIAIFAFFAVKIKRPEKIILDIRDIYPEVFFQHGIMRSDSLVGKLLMKVERFMYSNSNYVVTVTEGLKKSIEPYNSNVKIVRNGYDEELFRPNAEKYDDFTFVFHGTMGKFQNIELLSEVIKYCDENHKNLKFLVIGHGPKDYLIKNLRCKNFKYIENVQYKEIPNLISKAHLGLSFRTDDKISKESFPVKIFEYIGVGLPVVVTPISEAGNIVYENQFGIQNNNNIEEIIDSILFIKENYATLVSNIEKNRLSFTRKSHFEILDKLI